A portion of the Candidatus Sulfotelmatobacter sp. genome contains these proteins:
- the glp gene encoding gephyrin-like molybdotransferase Glp, producing the protein MASTAVAPEFLSVDAARKRVLAAAIPVGELEIPVLDAVGRALTKPVVAAHALPPFRNSSMDGFAVRSAEAARWLALGETVPAGHAPLHPLESGTAARIMTGAMLPIGADAVVPYEQAELAAGIAGERVRARESVLPGQNVRDAGRDLAAGDVALESGREISPHDLALLVALGVTRVAVARRPRAAVISTGDELLDPGAPLRPGAIRDSNLPMLAALLAEAGCEVARARRTSDRPQEVAAAVREAFDTADLVLTIGGVSAGDFDPVKLSLDSLGGIALWRVAMKPGRPQAFGRVGERLFFGLPGNPASVACVFEVLVRPALRKLQGFTTLDRPRLEARAAVEIESRAGRTDFVRVELTRRLGDWWATPAGEQVSGHLTPQARAHALLEIPEWAERLERGERASAMILRWPENRPA; encoded by the coding sequence GTGGCGTCTACCGCCGTCGCGCCTGAGTTCTTGAGCGTCGACGCCGCGCGCAAGCGCGTGCTCGCGGCGGCCATCCCCGTCGGCGAGCTCGAGATTCCCGTGCTCGACGCGGTGGGACGTGCGCTGACGAAACCGGTGGTGGCGGCTCATGCGCTCCCGCCGTTCCGGAACAGCTCGATGGACGGCTTCGCGGTGCGCTCGGCCGAGGCCGCCCGGTGGCTGGCACTCGGTGAAACCGTGCCCGCGGGACACGCGCCCTTGCATCCGCTCGAGTCCGGCACGGCGGCGCGCATCATGACCGGCGCCATGCTGCCGATCGGAGCGGACGCGGTGGTGCCCTACGAGCAGGCCGAGCTGGCGGCGGGAATCGCCGGAGAACGCGTGCGCGCCCGCGAGAGCGTGCTCCCCGGTCAGAACGTCCGTGACGCGGGGCGCGACCTCGCCGCTGGCGACGTCGCGCTCGAATCCGGGCGCGAGATCTCGCCTCATGATCTGGCGCTGCTGGTCGCGCTCGGGGTGACTCGCGTGGCGGTGGCGCGCCGACCACGCGCGGCGGTGATCTCGACCGGCGACGAGCTGCTCGATCCGGGCGCTCCACTGCGTCCCGGAGCGATCCGCGACAGCAACCTGCCCATGCTCGCGGCGCTCCTCGCCGAGGCCGGCTGCGAGGTGGCTCGAGCGCGCCGGACGAGCGATCGCCCGCAAGAGGTCGCGGCGGCCGTGCGCGAGGCGTTCGACACAGCCGACCTCGTCCTCACGATCGGCGGGGTGTCGGCCGGAGACTTCGACCCGGTGAAGCTCAGCCTCGACTCGCTGGGCGGCATCGCCCTGTGGCGCGTGGCGATGAAGCCGGGCCGCCCGCAGGCGTTCGGCCGCGTCGGCGAGAGATTGTTCTTCGGATTGCCGGGGAATCCCGCTTCGGTCGCGTGCGTATTCGAGGTGCTGGTGCGTCCGGCGCTCCGAAAGCTTCAAGGTTTCACGACCCTGGATCGTCCGAGGCTCGAGGCCCGCGCGGCGGTGGAGATCGAGTCGCGAGCGGGCCGCACCGACTTCGTGCGCGTCGAGCTCACGCGCCGGCTGGGCGACTGGTGGGCGACGCCGGCGGGAGAGCAGGTCTCGGGACATCTCACGCCGCAGGCGCGCGCTCACGCTCTGCTCGAGATTCCTGAGTGGGCGGAGCGTCTCGAACGCGGCGAGCGGGCGAGCGCGATGATCCTGCGCTGGCCGGAGAACCGGCCCGCGTGA
- the moaC gene encoding cyclic pyranopterin monophosphate synthase MoaC gives MVDVSQKRATLRTAIARGRVFMHRDTLALLRSGRTPKGNVLATAHIAGVMAAKRTGELIPLAHPLSLDSVEIAFSFDDATASVGIESRVRSRGRTGVELEALSAAMIAALTLYDMLKAVDRGMVMGEFALWEKRGGRSGVYRRRA, from the coding sequence ATGGTCGACGTAAGCCAAAAGCGCGCCACCCTTCGCACCGCCATCGCCCGCGGCCGCGTGTTCATGCACCGCGACACCCTCGCCCTCCTGCGCTCCGGGCGCACGCCGAAGGGCAACGTCCTGGCCACGGCCCATATCGCCGGGGTGATGGCGGCGAAGCGCACCGGTGAGCTGATCCCGCTCGCGCACCCGTTGTCGCTCGACAGCGTCGAGATCGCGTTCTCCTTCGACGACGCCACTGCCTCGGTCGGGATCGAGTCGCGCGTGCGCTCGCGAGGCCGGACCGGCGTCGAACTCGAAGCGCTCTCGGCCGCGATGATCGCGGCGCTCACGCTTTACGACATGCTCAAGGCGGTGGACCGCGGCATGGTGATGGGCGAGTTCGCGCTGTGGGAAAAGCGCGGAGGACGAAGTGGCGTCTACCGCCGTCGCGCCTGA